One stretch of Zingiber officinale cultivar Zhangliang chromosome 6B, Zo_v1.1, whole genome shotgun sequence DNA includes these proteins:
- the LOC121988991 gene encoding 4-diphosphocytidyl-2-C-methyl-D-erythritol kinase, chloroplastic-like: MMMAISSSHRLFPSSSTSDGHKPFSRGTSLNLPRSSSSFDPRTTQVTVRRGQSLRIFASGSTPGRRQVEVVYDPDERLNRLADAVDDNAGLSRLSLFSPCKINVFLRITGKRADGFHDLASLFHVISLGDTIKFSLSPTKTKDRLSANVPGVPVDERNLIIKALNLYRKKTGTDNYFWIHLDKKVPTGAGLGGGSSNAATALWAANQFSGGLATEKELQEWSGEIGSDVPFFFSQGAAYCTGRGEVVEDIPRALPMDLPMVLIKPPEACSTAEVYKRFRLDQTSSIDPLVLLREINENGISQDVCINDLEPPAFEVLPSLKRLKKRVLTAGRGGYNAVLMSGSGSTIVGIGSPEPPSFVYDDEEYKDVFVSDACFLTREENQWYKEPSSLNASFSDNTISGVGPTAE, translated from the exons ATGATGATGGCCATTTCCTCTTCCCACCGCCTCTTCCCCTCCTCCTCCACTTCCGACGGCCACAAACCCTTCAGCAGAGGCACTTCTTTGAATTTGCCCCGTTCCTCATCTTCCTTCGACCCCAGAACGACGCAGGTGACCGTGAGGAGGGGACAATCGCTCAGGATTTTCGCCTCGGGCTCCACTCCCGGGCGGAGGCAAGTGGAG GTCGTGTACGATCCGGATGAAAGGTTAAATAGATTGGCAGATGCAGTGGATGACAACGCTGGGCTTTCTCGGCTGTCCCTCTTCTCACCTTGCAAG ATAAATGTGTTTTTGAGGATTACTGGTAAGCGCGCTGATGGTTTTCATGATTTGGCCTCTCTGTTTCAT GTAATCAGTTTAGGAGATACTATCAAGTTTTCCTTGTCACCCACTAAGACAAAGGATCGCTTGTCAGCAAATGTCCCAGGTGTTCCAGTGGATGAAAGAAATTTG ataattaAGGCACTCAATCTTTACAGAAAGAAAACTGGCACTGATAACTACTTTTGG ATCCATCTTGACAAGAAAGTTCCCACTGGTGCTGGTCTTGGAGGTGGAAGTAGTAATGCTGCTACTGCACTGTGGGCTGCTAATCAATTTAGTGGTGGTCTTGCTACTGAAAAAGAGCTTCAAGAATGGTCAGGTGAAATTGGTTCTGATGTTCCCTTTTTTTTCTCACAAGGAGCTGCATATTGTACTGGCAGAGGAGAG GTTGTTGAGGATATTCCACGTGCACTGCCAATGGACTTGCCTATGGTTCTTATAAAGCCTCCAGAAGCTTGCTCTACAGCTGAAGTTTACAAG CGATTCCGGCTAGACCAAACTAGTTCAATTGACCCCTTGGTGTTACTTAGGGAGATCAATGAAAATGGAATATCTCAAGATGTTTGCATCAATGATCTTG AGCCTCCTGCTTTTGAAGTACTCCCATCTCTTAAACGGTTGAAAAAACGTGTGCTTACAGCTGGTCGAGGAGGGTACAATGCTGTACTAATGTCAGGAAG CGGAAGCACCATTGTCGGCATCGGATCACCTGAACCTCCATCATTTGTCTACGATGATGAGGAATACAAAGATGTCTTTGTATCAG ATGCATGCTTCTTGACACGCGAAGAGAATCAGTGGTACAAGGAACCAAGTTCGTTGAATGCCTCATTTAGCGACAATACAATTTCTGGAGTCGGACCAACCGCTGAATGA
- the LOC121988992 gene encoding F-box protein At4g18380-like, producing the protein MQPKARIYADPSSDLDHFDLLPDSIVLLIFNKLADVRSLGRCSAVSKRFNSLVFTVHDVYIKIDRVVTVDGDSDDPLSSSSPRQRPLFANLIKLMLSSLLKPFLNLRSIKGSNKPVFPQLSHHSPAQVLKDFTHVHNLRIELPSGDVGTEEGVVLKWRAEFGSTLQKCVILGGTRVDQKPVSSELEASVEDNGSIPESFYTNGGLKLRVVWTISSLIAASTRHYLLRPIIRNHPTLKSLVLTDTDGQGTLCMGEEQLKEFREKPLAPLGSSNRTQVPASNMKLKYAPILELPGGMALQGATLVCIKPSSDGGSAANTRTETDAFISGAFDGPFKTAVKTLMKRRTYLLEMNGF; encoded by the coding sequence atGCAACCAAAAGCAAGAATCTATGCTGATCCTTCCTCTGACCTGGATCATTTCGACCTCCTACCTGACTCAATTGTTCTCCTAATCTTCAATAAGCTTGCAGATGTTAGATCGCTAGGCCGCTGTTCTGCTGTTTCTAAGCGGTTCAATTCTCTTGTCTTCACGGTCCATGATGTCTATATTAAGATTGATCGTGTGGTCACTGTTGATGGTGATTCTGACGATCCATTAAGCTCATCCTCTCCCAGGCAACGGCCCCTTTTTGCCAACCTCATAAAACTGATGCTCTCCTCGCTCCTGAAACCCTTCCTGAACCTCCGCAGCATCAAAGGAAGTAACAAGCCTGTCTTCCCACAGCTCTCCCATCACTCCCCTGCACAAGTTCTCAAGGACTTCACCCATGTCCACAACCTCCGGATTGAACTTCCATCAGGCGATGTTGGAACTGAAGAAGGGGTTGTTCTAAAATGGAGAGCTGAGTTTGGAAGTACTCTCCAGAAATGTGTGATCTTAGGAGGTACTAGGGTTGATCAGAAGCCTGTCTCTTCTGAACTCGAAGCATCTGTAGAAGACAATGGAAGCATTCCTGAATCATTCTACACAAATGGAGGTCTCAAGCTACGTGTTGTCTGGACAATAAGCTCGCTTATTGCTGCTTCCACAAGGCATTATCTTCTCCGGCCTATCATAAGGAACCATCCAACTTTGAAGAGCTTGGTTTTGACTGACACTGATGGGCAGGGAACCTTGTGCATGGGCGAAGAACAGCTCAAGGAGTTTAGGGAGAAGCCACTGGCACCCTTGGGATCTTCAAACAGGACACAAGTTCCAGCTTCTAACATGAAGTTAAAATATGCGCCCATCTTGGAACTCCCAGGTGGGATGGCATTACAAGGAGCAACACTAGTTTGTATCAAGCCGTCTTCCGATGGAGGCAGTGCTGCCAATACAAGGACTGAAACTGATGCCTTCATTTCTGGAGCATTTGACGGCCCATTCAAGACCGCAGTGAAGACTCTGATGAAGCGACGGACATACCTTCTGGAAATGAATGGTTTCTAG
- the LOC121991399 gene encoding RING-H2 finger protein ATL70-like translates to MTVMMGLSVGLRFAIGAVVLILLFVVVGFFQFCRRARDDREATAPMEGADAAGGVDEATLTSFPKVAYSEAAGPETETCCAICLAEYEAADVLRRLPACGHLFHVECVDPWLRSHGSCPFCRALLVGSECRNAVGANTGRRRGNWAYVNTGAVAPLPVVQ, encoded by the coding sequence ATGACGGTGATGATGGGTCTCAGCGTCGGCCTCCGGTTTGCGATCGGCGCCGTGGTCTTGATTCTGCTCTTCGTCGTCGTCGGATTCTTCCAGTTCTGCCGCAGAGCAAGGGACGACCGCGAGGCGACGGCGCCGATGGAGGGGGCGGATGCGGCAGGCGGCGTCGACGAGGCGACGCTGACGAGCTTCCCGAAGGTGGCGTACTCGGAGGCAGCGGGGCCGGAAACCGAGACGTGCTGCGCGATATGCTTGGCGGAGTACGAGGCCGCCGACGTGCTGCGGAGGCTGCCGGCGTGCGGCCACCTCTTCCACGTCGAGTGCGTCGACCCCTGGCTGAGGTCGCACGGCTCCTGCCCCTTCTGCCGCGCGCTCCTCGTCGGCAGTGAGTGCCGGAACGCCGTCGGAGCCAACACCGGAAGGCGCCGTGGCAATTGGGCGTATGTGAACACAGGCGCAGTAGCGCCACTACCAGTGGTTCAGTAA